A region of Micromonospora sp. WMMD882 DNA encodes the following proteins:
- the rpsR gene encoding 30S ribosomal protein S18 has protein sequence MAKAAALRKPKKKVNPLDKDGITYIDYKDTALLRKFISDRGKIRARRVTGVTSQQQRQIARAVKNAREMALLPYTATAR, from the coding sequence ATGGCCAAGGCTGCGGCACTTCGCAAGCCGAAGAAGAAGGTGAACCCGCTCGACAAGGACGGGATCACCTACATCGACTACAAGGACACCGCGCTGCTGCGGAAGTTCATCTCCGACCGTGGCAAGATCCGCGCCCGGCGGGTGACCGGTGTCACCTCGCAGCAGCAGCGCCAGATCGCCCGCGCGGTCAAGAACGCTCGTGAGATGGCTCTGCTGCCGTACACGGCCACCGCCCGCTGA
- the rplI gene encoding 50S ribosomal protein L9, protein MKIILTQEVSGLGTPGDIIEVKDGYGRNYLLPQGFAIAWSKGAEKQVTVIKRARSAREIRDLGHATEVKGQLEGLKVNLKARAGDGGRLFGSVTPAEIVDAVKAAGGPALDRRRLEVPGHIKSLGTYPVRIKLHPEVTATFDLNVTQSK, encoded by the coding sequence ATGAAGATCATCCTGACTCAGGAGGTGTCCGGTCTCGGTACTCCAGGCGACATCATCGAGGTCAAGGACGGCTACGGCCGTAACTACCTGCTTCCGCAGGGCTTCGCGATCGCCTGGAGCAAGGGTGCGGAGAAGCAGGTCACGGTCATCAAGCGGGCCCGTTCGGCCCGTGAGATCCGCGACCTCGGCCACGCCACCGAGGTGAAGGGCCAGCTTGAGGGCCTCAAGGTCAACCTCAAGGCCCGTGCCGGTGACGGCGGTCGGCTCTTCGGCTCGGTCACCCCGGCCGAGATCGTCGACGCCGTCAAGGCGGCCGGCGGCCCGGCCCTCGACCGGCGTCGGCTGGAGGTGCCCGGGCACATCAAGTCGCTCGGCACCTACCCGGTGCGGATCAAGCTGCACCCCGAGGTCACGGCTACGTTCGACCTGAACGTGACCCAGAGCAAGTGA